ctgaggtaatgtctttGTAACTGAAGTGCTTTTCCTgtacacagcaaaatgctgggtcctgtttaagtatccaggcaattttattggaaaattgaggccattgatgttgagagatataaagaaaaagtgattggtgcttcctattatttttgttgttagaggtagaattatgtttgtctggctatattcttttgggtttcttgaaagaagataactttcttgctttttctagggtgtattttctctcttgtgttggagtttttccaCAAATATTCCTTGCAGGGCTGGATTTttgtaaagatattgtgtaaatttggttttgtcttagaaGATCTTTTTCcctatctatgttaattaagagtttttcTCTGAGCtggcatttgcattctcttagggtatgtataacatctgcccaggatccgCTTGCTTTCGTTTTCTGTTGTGaaaagtttggtgtaattctgataggtctgcctttatttgttacttggaccttttcccttttaatattctttctttgttttgtgcacttagTGCTTTGATCATTATGTGATGGaagcagtttcttttctgatccagtctatttggatttccgtaggcttcttgtatgcacaccagcatctctttctttaggttagggaaattttcttctgtaattttattgaagatatttactggccctttaagttgggaatcttagctctcttctctacctattttccttaggtttggtcttctctttgtgttctgcatttcctgaatgttttgcattatgagctttttgctttttgcatttttcttatgcttttgtttgaatgttttctatggtatcctctgcccctaagattctctttctttctcttgcgttttgttgatgatgcttgcatttatgaatcctgatctgtttcctaggttttctctccagggttgtttccctttgtgctttctttattgtttctatttccacttttaaatcctgggtggttgggggagggtagggaatggaggcttatgaacaggaaaccgggaaggggaataacatttgaaatgtaaataaagaaataaatctaataaaaaaataaaaaaaatactggatggttttattcaattccttctcctgattctgctgtgttttcctgtaattctttaagggatttttgtgtttcctcttaaaggcttctacttgtttacctgtgctccctcgtatttctttaagggaattatttatgtccttcctaaaatTCTTTATCATCATCACAAGATGTGATTTTAGatccaaatcttttttttctggtgtgatggggtatccaggacttgctgtagtaggagaactgggttctgttgattccaagtagccttggtttctgttactaatgtttttgtgcttgcctctcagtatctagttatctctggtgttaatctgccttgctgtctctgactggaacttttTCCTTCCGTGTGCCTTTGAACCTGTGATTTTAGGAATGAGACCACTCCTGGGAGagcagctctctcagggcaggacTTAGGTACAAgtggctgtgggacagccttattTTATGGTGTTTTTATTGTGGTTCAAGTGGAATAAAAACATCTCTAAGATCAGAAAACAGATTTCAATGCAAAATCCTTTATTAGATATGAGACAAGGAACTGCAAAACTTGTTTTCTTATCATTTCAGATAAAATGCATTTGAGGCTTCAGTATTTTAGGAAGTCCAATAATAACTTCAGATAGACAAAAACCTCAGGTTTATCTTATCATTCTATATTGAGGGCATAAAGAAAGACAAGTTAGCTTCCTCAGAGAGCTTAAAATTTCTAAGTGATAAGACCAGATAAACTTTTGACATGAGGAAGACAATTCCCTTGTCTCCCAGTTTTGATAAGAAGTTAGAAACCTAAATTATGAGGTCATGTTTTTGCTCTATAATATGAACTTCCTTCAgcaataaatatatgtaatgtgACTTTtgtatttgaataaaataaagtagcCAATAGCAATAGTACCCATTTACACAATTAATTAAAGATGAGCCATATATGAAATAGTTTGTTTTAAATCCActagttttcattttgaaaatattcatatactGGAAAGTAACTGCCTATACCCAGTGAAGAGAGTAGTCCTTCCCTACATTACATTATGATCCcagtagaagaaagaaatataccCACCCACTCAGTTAATTGTTTCTTATATATGACTTGAAAGAGAGGGTTCAGCTACTCATATCACTAATTGTCTGTTAAGTTGAACAAACACACCCTAGTGATTCATAAGCAGAAATAATTGGTTAGGTCAAGCTTGAATGTCAACAGTTTTCAGTATTTTGACTCAAACAGATGAATAACATTAGCACAAGAATGAAAGCTCTATTGGCTCATACAGATTGAACATTCTACTAATTGTTTATTGACTGACCACAGTGCAACGGACAAAGAAGACCATTTATGTagtcatgatttaaaaaaaaatacaggggctggggatttagctcagtggtagagcgcttacctaggaagcgcaaagccctgggaaaaaaaaaaaaaagaaccaaaaaaaaaaaaatacaaattatgtcCTGAAATATCTGCATCCAATTTTGGCTAATCAAGTCTAGGTACcttattttagaaatttctaAACACAACAATACACAGTGGCAACTTTCAGAAGTAGTCCATTTTCCTTGGTCATTGCTTACTACTCTTATAGACTTGATGGACGAAATGCCTTCTTAGCACATTTGAGCTTCCTGAGGCTTATAAGTTTGCTGGACTTCTATGGTATTATGAAAATGGAAAGGTGTCAATTcattgaaaatagaaacatagCATAATAGTGTTTATGCCTAAGTTCTTAAATCAGATTTTTCAGTCACTAATGGAGACTTTAAAGAAGCTCTCTTGTTAATATCAGGAAGTATAGGGGGAaagcatattaaataaataaataaacatatattaagGCAGAATTGTATAGCATGAGAGTTTGTTGTAAATGTCTTAGAGGAATTAAAGgttagcagatgggaacagataatAAGGAAACACATTGTATAAATGCTTGaaatttccaaaaaataaaaaaaatatatatattttcaaatacaaatcTCAGCAATTGAAATCACTCAATGTTGAGAAGGTTCAGAATGGTTTCTCAAACACTGCTTTACCTCCCACAGATATATATGTAGTGCAAGTAAAAGACACAATACCTTAACACAGGAATCTGTTTGTAGTTTACTTTATATGAAGACTCATTTTGTTAAGGGACAGCTTCAGTGtctagaaaagaatattttctgtctctccatctctctaactctctgtttctctcatgtGAATATTTCTAGAAGAGATTTATTTGGAATACTACGAAATACTTGTACTCTGCACTTGTGTAGGAATACCTCATTCTACTGCTGGAAGATTTGAAcataacaaaaactgaggaaactATGATGGTGGGACTGACCACCAACCTCAGCAGCTTGCATGCTAAGGCAAGAAAATCATGTTTTCATGTTAGTTCAAGTCACATTGTAACTTTTAAGATTGGACAGCACAAGGAGAAGAAATACTCATTTTCCCCCTTTTGATGTAGCCCACTCACCTTCCTCTGACCTTTGTGCTGAGGATTTTAAAATTCAAGTGCTACGCCTATAAGCTACGCTGCTCTTAGTCTTAAGAGGGTCTTGGTTCTCAGTTCTCATGCATCCAGCATAAGGCTtcatctcccttctttcccctttgtctttCATCATTCTCAAGACTTTTAACTTGGTTGAGTCAAATCACAGGAGTGTCTTATTTAGGGTCACTATTGTTATGATGAAATATCATAACCAAAAGAAAGTTGGGAATGAACTTTATTTGgttcaatcactaattaagaatatCCCTCTCAACTAaatcttatgaagacatttcctcaatttcagataactctagtttgtatgTCAAGTAGATGTGAGATTAGCCATTATAGAATAGATTCTTCTCCCACTTTGGAAATAGTTCATGGGAATACATAACACTCATAATCACCAGCACCAACTTTTCCAGTagatttgcacacacatgcacaagcataaacaccttacaatttttttcatataaaatgatttacagatatttatacagaCTAAACTGACATTCTACCTtcacaaacaaatttaaaataattttgatattataatataaatacatttccTTCTAATTCATGGCATTTTTTATTAGTTGTtactacatgcatatatgtacatttcTAAAAATAACCATTTGGTCTAGATTACTTATATGCATATTTTCAGGACTAATCAAGTGACACTGGATAATCAATTGATGTGTTCTTCCCTAGGGAAACCATTCTTTTCTGCTCTCAGCTTTCTTTAGTTGattatagttctttgtgtatggtTGAGGAAAGGCAAAATTTTTAATATCATCCTAAAAAGAAGgttcaaaatcttttttaaaatattcattaccagttagtcttaaaatatatatgtataatagaGTTATTATGATGATACattagctttttttctttaatgatgaaaATATGTGAACTGTATAATTATGGAGAGTTAAATTATCTACCTGAGTTTGAAAATTATTCTGATACACTTGatataaaagagaaatgtaaagaaCTTCAGAAATAGAGAAATGGGGGCTTTTATGAATGCATGCTTCCATACAATTAACACTCGATGTCAGGGTGGAGTGGAGTAAAAACAATGCCTTGGCATGTGATGTAATCTCTGTACTAGTAAACCTACAGTAGGTGTGTTTCCCTGCATAGAACCTGTAGAAGATCTAGTTAGTAAATACTAGAGAGTCTGGGGGGTAGGGATCATATGCCCTCATTAATAACTGAAGATctattgacagttgatgacttctgagggagacagagatggaaggatggagaaaTGGAGTGACTGAGTGGTGGAGAgccagttttctttaagattGTGGCCTCTGATCATGCTCTCTTGGATGATGGTATACCTATGAGTTGATGGGTAGTATAGATAAGATTCTGTGAGCCACTAAAACACTAAAAGAGAACTCAAATTAGGTACAGGGTGAAGAGAGTGTTAGGTTGTAAAAGAGGTAGGTTTAAGAATCAGAGGTAAAATTAGGAAAAGATGATATAAATGACAAACGCTTGAATTATAGTATTTTGGTACTCTAGGAACCAAAATATGTTTAGAACTTACACAAAAATAGTCACTTCAGAAAAACTGTGTCAATTGTCTTCCTTAGATTTGAATGCAAGAAACTAAAAGACCAAACTACCAGGCAAGGTATATCTATTGGTACTTTAATAAAAGAATTATTATGAGGTTAACTACTGATTCTCTGGCTGTATTTCAAACATATTTCACCATAGGTAATTGATGTTTGGCACTGTCTacacaaagaaagcaaagcaaaacaaaacaaatcacacaTCTGAGAACCTCTTAAGGCCTCGAGACAAAAACATCCCTATACTTTGAAAACTAAATTGTTATGTACAGATTTGCCTTCTGAATGTTTATTTTGATATTCACAGACAAATACTACCTTCATCATtagtcagagaaacttctctttgcaatgaaTGATAACAAATGTACTGACACATTGCTAAGGAcgctaagaaaagaaaatagcatcctAAACAGGCCAGTTATACTAATATTGCTAAGGCTCAGGGATAATcatgggaaagggaaaggaaagaaattaagagatcgaggagaagggagaaaaacaagATTAATTTATTGGTTGTCTCCAAGAAACACAGAtcctcttaaacaaaacaaacaaacaaacaaacaataaaaacattggGAAGCCAACAGGTAAAATACCTTTCCCTTAAAATTACCTCTAAAAAGTGCTGCAGTCATTATTTTCAAGCCAGAGGAAATAAAACATGTTGACAAAAGGATagagatgaaaatttaaaagcaccAATATGAAATTATAAGACAATGACCCTCCAAGgcaccactgagttcattttcttttggtcATCTACTTCTGGGCATGTGGCCTATCCTTAAAATTTGTTTTCCCAGTGAGATTCCCTTGGAGAGAACTAATTTTCCATTTGCAAGTTATAATCTGTTGGAGATGGCTTCCAGGTTAGAGATGGAGGATTGTGTCAACTATTTCTTTCAGCTCTAGGGCCCCATCTGGTGCAGAATCATGCATGACCttcatgctgcttcagtctctgtgagtagCTGTGTGTGCCAGCTGTTTAGTATCTAAAAAGCCTTGTTTACTTGGAGTgctccatcctctctgactcttacactcttgCAGTTTCCTTTTCCGTGGGGTTCTTTGAGTCTTGATTTGGAGGAATTTGATTgagatattattttttttagttgagtattatttttataattctttctttaaactaAAGGTTTTGTGTATGTGCTATGGCTTCTTGTTCTGTCTTTTTGTGGGAGTTCTAAGCATGAGAATGAGTGTatctctatatctgtttcttgtgccttttcttgggttctttttgtgtgtgtgtgtgtgtgtgtgttcttttgttttgtcctgttccaatttgtttgtttttctttcattattttctttttgttgcctaTTTGTGttctaataagagacagagaGTAGGTTGATCCAGATAAAAGGGGATGTGGAGAAGAATTGGGAGAAATCAAGAGTGAGGAAACTgcaatcaaaataaattatatgaaaaattatctattttcaatagaagaaaaatagagagggggagggagggagagagagatagagagaaagagaggatgtAGAAATGATGGAACACAAATTAAGTATATTACATTAAATTCATTTTACTAATATTGGGGAGGAAAGATTAGAATGAAAATCTATTAAATCATTTTCTTAGTTCTCTAAATATAGAAGTCTGGTTTTTATTGTCCAAGAGTTTCTTCAGGGCATCTTTCACATCCTTGTTCCTGAGGCTGTAGATTAAAGGGTTCAACATGGGGATGATCACTGTGTAGAAGACAGAGGCCATCTTATCTGTATCAAGAGAGTGGTCAGAACTCGGCTGTAAGTACATAAAGATAAGAGTTCCATAGAATATGCTCACAGCCATCATGTGAGAGCTGCAGGTGGAAAAGGCTTTACGCCTTCCTTCAGCTGAACGCATCCTCAGAATGGCAGAAATAATGAACATGTAGGATACAGAAACAATCAGAACAGAGGAAATGAATGTGATTCCAGCACAGGCCAAAATAGACAGCTGTTTGTAGTGAGTATCTGAGCAAGTTAGCCTGAGTAAAGGCATGTCATCACAGTAGAAATGATTGATAATATTGGAGTGGCAATAGGATAGACGGAAGGTTAGAAGAGTGTGAATCAATGCCATGAGGAAACTATAGCTATAGGGCACAACTACAAGCTGAATGCAGATTCCAGGGGACATTGTAACCATATACAGTAGAGGGTTACAAATGGCTGCGTATCTATCATATGCCATGGAAGCTAGTAGCAAGCACTCTGATACCATAAATGTGAGAAAGCAACCTAACTGGGCAGCACATGCATTGAAGGATATGAAATTATATCTGTACAAGAAATTGCCAAGCATTTTGGGTGTAATGACAGATGAGTAGCagaaatcaacaaaagccaggttgctgaggaagaagtacatgggtgtgttGAGTCTTGCATCTGTTCTAATGACCAGGATCAGTCCCAGGTTgcctattgctgtgaaaagataaatgaataagaaTACCACAAAGAGAGGCATCTTCAACTCCTTGCGATCTGTGAGGCCCATGAGAATGAACTCTGTCACCTGGGTGCAATTTATCTGAGCCATGAGTTGTCAGGACATCTGTAGGAGGAgtaaagaaaaatccaaatgatgtatttatattttacataatacaAGGCCTTCTTCGTACTTTACTGTCTCTGAAAAAGATATTTTGTCCTGATTTTTTCAATATTGTAGAGACTGTTATGGTACTGGGATGCTAAATATGGGGTAGATAACACGAGGCAGAAGCAATTAATTCATGTTGTGGGAGGGGTTTTACTTTCTTTGGTGGTGTTGTCACAGATAAATTATTCTTCTTTAGTGAATAACTCTCCACCTAATCTCACACGACCAGCTCTAATTTATCTCAGTtcaccacacacaaaaagaaaatatgaatggaAAGTGGACCCACTGAAATCAGGTGCCAGttggggagatgagagggatAGTAGGGTAAGAGTTGAGAGGAAATGATTCTTGTATATGGTGGTGCATGCatttaactccagcactcgggaggaagagacaggaggatctctcaATTGGAGGCTATCCAGTTCTAAAGagaatgttccaggacagccagagctacagagaagaattctatcttgaaagaacaaagagaaaaaagtttgaAGTCATCAggcaataaaaaagacaaaacgcAGAagagttatataaataaatggatatttctctattttttattaaatcactcatttatttaaaaacagggcAGTAAAAAAGTCTACATGAGGCCATTTTTGGTTCAAAGATTTTGCTCGGTACATTTCTGAGCAAATATTTCTTTGTTGAAATGTCTTAGTCATGATTTATGAAATATACTTACAAGGTATACAACCTCTTGAGCAGTTACAACTCTCTTAGAGTTTCATCTTGTCTTTGTAGCTGAGCATATATAAGTTCATATGCCCACATGTAAAGGTAAAAAGAAGAACTATCTGGGAATAGAATgggaaaaaagtaaaagcaacaaATATTGATGAATATGTTAAATTATATGCTACACTGGGATAGAATTGTCATTAGGAAACACATGACCTGTATGATGAACATACTCTAATACATACTTTTAAACTGCTTTATTGCTCCAGTATTGTTACAAATACagtttcatattttctcttatgtatacaattaatttattttatatacataatctAGCTTACAATGCTACCTTAAAGCTATATTCATAATGCAAAATTGAAAGTAGATAACATTGTGGAAGGTCCTCAAATGTGTTcctgtgcttctttttgttttgctaagtCTTAATATGAATACCCTAGAATAcggttattttaaaaatgaaaagtccaagataaaataaaatcaagtgaaATAACATCAAACAATTGTTTTCAGTATCATCatgtcttaaaattatttcatactcAAGACACACACTCATGTTCTCAACTGAATATATTGTGTTTTTCTACTCCTGAAAGTCTAAATTGTATACAGGCTATATTTGTGAAGGACATAGGAACATCTCTaactattctttaatttttttattggcttCTTATGAGAAAAGATCTTTCTGTTTAGTCCATGCTAGTCCCAACTCGGGATTTTTAGACCGAGGTCTCCCAAAGGCTGGGATCGTACACGCGGACCATCTTATATAATCTCTAAAGTACAAGACAaggagaaagcaaaaggaaatggcTAGTTTTGCAATTTAATAGTATTATCTGGAATagcatttatatttgttttccaaGAGATCTGGACATTTTTATGCATCAATTTATAAGTCATGTCCTTTTACATGTTTCttaatgtcttatttttaaaagaagatttgagCTGTGCAGTGAACTTATTATCTTCTTGTTGCACTTGAAGTtgagaagtctttattttctttatcaacaCTGCCTAAGTTTCATAATTGAGGTTTTGCATATCTAAATAatgtcatattttttcttttgctacttTATTCTTATCCTATACACTCCCTTTCTCTATTaacttttctctaaaaataattttcttatgaaaacttataaatttattttactgtgtCTAAAATTACTCCATAAAAGTAAATACTATAGTAAAATAAGAGTTATTGAGTAGTTCTTACCTGTACATTTGAGGCatattcttattctttctctgcAAAATCTATCTAGAGGTATTATAATGACATTTGTCTAATTATTCATTGTTAGTCTGAAGTAAATCTATAGGTACATCAAGGATAAAATACAGTTCCAAATTATAATTTGCTTTATTGAGAGCATTGAATTCCCTAACTTATAGCTCACAAAtgggttatttattttatgaatttatacttgacatgtattatattataatttgttACCTTATACAATACATAAGCAGAGAAAACAATCTTGTCAGTATCTAACGAAATGAACCCCACTTTATTGCAAACCATGGTTTTGTGTTGTATTTAATTTCATCCTGTTCTAATTCACACCGATACTTTTTCAACCTACCCAGGTAGGATGTTCTTCTGTTTTTCCTCATACTGGGTGAACAGAGTAGTTGGCTGCATGGTTTTGTTTGTATCTCTCTCCTAGAAGCTCTTACTccagagaataagaaaataaggtTATCAAAAGAAATGAGAGTCTGTGTTCCAGTGGGAGAGAAATTCAAAATGTTCCTGTCTCTGCAGAATATAGCTATAGATTTGCCTTCAACATAGTGTTTTTACAAAGGTTCTGATAACTTTTAATACTGTCACTGTAATTAATCAATGTCagtatgtctttctgtgttaAATTATTAGTGTCTTTTAGTCTGACTTTGGAAATTAGGTGAGGATtttaaacgtttttttttttcctttttcaacaaATAGCTTtttatgttgaaaaaaatcatataattcTTGGAAGAATTTATCATCAACAACTCTTTATGTCCAAAACATTTTATGAATCTCTGGGCATATTCTTTGCCTTAAGGGTTAAATCAGgagatcatttaaaataaattttaaaagtgtggGTGATTACACACAAGGCACTTCACCCTCAATATAATTAAGCATAAATTCTTGCAAACATGAATACTAAGCATAGAAATTACAGTCGATTCATtacttttctttggttttaattaGCATCTAATAATGACAGATACTAAACGGAttagatattattttaatatacaaatGCATTGATTAAATACAGCCTCCTATTACAACTCTGGTATGCCCCCCTTCTTTACACCAGGTAATATGTTTTCTACTTTcagtataaaaattatttttaatttcctcatttgaGGAAAATTGTCATATTTTAGTGTTTGGCTTATCGCACAAAATATAGTACATATCCATGCTCATGACAGTACATACAGTTCAAATTatataagaaatagaaacaatttaaGTTTTCATCAAAGcatgaatacagaaaacacacacatacacacacagagtggatTTCAATAATGAAGAATGAAATTCTGTTATGAACATAAAATGAATGACACTGAAAGACATTGCTGATATTTatgactctttttttatttatagtgttatagaaagtaaatattaaattattaatggTCAATAAAAGTCATTATAAAGAGGTATATTTAAAGTGTAAATtctagttgttttctttttatttgtgaacCTATATATTTTATGCAGTGAGAATTGTATGTTTTCCACCTTATGGCATTAATTTATGTAAATTCATAGCAAAGAATGAGGAAACTAAGCAAAATGATATGTGGGgtatgaaaaaaagagaaaaaatctcAGTGATGGAAATACATGGGATTAACTAGAGCAGCAGGGATTACAGGAAAGAGCACGAAGGAGAATCACAAAAGCACACTTTGTTATACTGTCATAACAGATCCCCTGTCTGATCactgctcttctggcctctgtcagaCAACCAGATTAGATCCCATAACCCCAATTCTCATCCCTGTCCCCTGGGATATGACCAGCTGCTCTGAGCAAGCTGGAgactttccctcttctctccattgTCTGGCCACCACTCCATCAGGCATGCCTAACAAGAAACATCCAAGACGGCTATACAAAGAAAATCCAGTCAAAAGCTGCCCACAGGTGACTTGCTGCATGGGCACATCCAGATTAAACCCTATTTTCCTATATCTGGTAGACCAGGAACATCAAGGGACAACCTTTATGGCCAAAGTTTAGcataaaaggagaaacaagagtCAGGGCAATAGGGCACATACGGAGCAAAGGTATATCACTACAATAAGTGCTGGATATAAtaacacaactgaagcacaagaaaatgaccttaaatccaaccttataaaaatgatagatacctttaaagagaaaatgaatagatccctcaaaacatacaggataACAAAGTTAAACAGGTACAAGctttaaagagaaaaccaataataccttaaaaattacaggaaaatacaattaaataggtgaaggaaatgaataaaactgctcaAGACCTgaagatggaaatagaagcaataaagaaaacacaatctgaGGAAATTCTGGAGATGGAAAGCTTAGAGAAAAGAATAGGAATAGGAATTGCAcgtatcaccaacaaaatacaagagatggaagagaaaaatctcagaagTAAAAGATGCAACACATTAgtcaataaaaatgtcaaatcTAAGAATTCGTGACACAAAACACcaaggaaatctgggatactatgaaaaggcctaatctaaggataatagaaatagaaaaaggtcAAGAGTCTCAGCTCCACgaaccagaaaacattttcaacaaatcatagaagaaaatttcccccaggtaaagaaatagatgcttagaaacatacaagaaaattttcctgccatataataatcaaaacacaaaatctacataaaaataaagaacattaaaagctgaaagggaaCAAGGCCAAGTAAGCTATAAAGGCAAGTCTATCAGAATTATAAACCTTCTCAACAGATTCCAAAAGTTAGAGGGCTTTGaatagatattttatatactcTAGGAAACCATGGGGTCGTTAGCCCAATTATGTTCATTTCAatgttatttataataatcaCAAACTGCAAACAACCTAtttgtccctcaactgaagaatggataaagaaaatgtggtacatctaaacaatggaatactattcagctgttgaaaacaaagacatcaggaaatgtgcaggcaaatgaatagaatttGAGAATGGCAACTTGAGTGAAACtcagaaagacatgcatgatatgtactcataaTAGGACCATGCTGTGCATAAagcacaggataaccatgctacaatccagaGACCCACTGAAAAATGAGTAGTAAGGAGGGCTCATATAGGATGTGTGAATCTCattcaaaaaaggaaataaaataatgataggAGGTaaatggagagaggaaactgGTGGGAGAGGGAGTAGGAAGGGTTATGGGGACTGTGACTAGTTATAGCGGTGGAgggatgagagaggagggagtgagaaaaaggaggaagtgagATAGGAAAGTGTTAGGGGAGCATCTCTGTAACTAGCTGGAGGcttggaaatggagaagatgtgcagtctatgggggtgaccttagctgaaatgctaACAGTGGGGAATACTgtgactgaagtggccaccttctGTAGGCAGACAGAACGTTCAGTGGAAGAAGGAGGACATTGACTCATCCATGaaaccttcaaccccaaactTGTCCTGTGTTCAAGATACAC
The DNA window shown above is from Rattus rattus isolate New Zealand chromosome 5, Rrattus_CSIRO_v1, whole genome shotgun sequence and carries:
- the LOC116900279 gene encoding olfactory receptor 8U9-like; amino-acid sequence: MAQINCTQVTEFILMGLTDRKELKMPLFVVFLFIYLFTAIGNLGLILVIRTDARLNTPMYFFLSNLAFVDFCYSSVITPKMLGNFLYRYNFISFNACAAQLGCFLTFMVSECLLLASMAYDRYAAICNPLLYMVTMSPGICIQLVVVPYSYSFLMALIHTLLTFRLSYCHSNIINHFYCDDMPLLRLTCSDTHYKQLSILACAGITFISSVLIVSVSYMFIISAILRMRSAEGRRKAFSTCSSHMMAVSIFYGTLIFMYLQPSSDHSLDTDKMASVFYTVIIPMLNPLIYSLRNKDVKDALKKLLDNKNQTSIFRELRK